The Arachis duranensis cultivar V14167 chromosome 9, aradu.V14167.gnm2.J7QH, whole genome shotgun sequence genomic sequence TGAGCACCGCGACCTGTCAGCACTGAAGGTGGTTACGAAGATGGATGCAGCAGTTGTGAGCAAGACAGAGGTGAAGATGACAGAGACAGCATCCGACTTTAGCATGCTGTCCGGCGTCAGCGATAATAGTAATTCCGATGAAGATAAGGGGGCAATGGAGTAGGCAGCCATAGTGAGCTACTGGGGTTATTGGCTCCCCTCTCTACTCTCTTCCTATTTTATGGGTGTTGGTAACAATAGTGCAAGGTGATAGTAGTCGTGTGGTGGTGGTGGCCGACTACTCTCTACAAAATGTTTGGCAACTTTTTGTGTGACGTTTTTAAATGAGGCCAATGGTTGAGACGATGCACGAATgtttagtattaaaattttattttctctggtTCTTAAATTTTAACTCATTGATGTTGTGTTGTTAAAACATGAATGAATTCATTAAAATATGTGTTAGATATTTAAACGTTAAATCTATTTATCCTCTGCTTGAAGTTTTTTaatcttttcattttaaaaaggttaatattatttttttttcttttgaaaagaaTATGTACATCAACGTAATTTCTTACGGTAATGATCTCAAAGTATAATTAACTTACTATAATGAGTTTTAAAAAATCTGTAAAAATGATCATTATTTGCACACTCTATTATTATCTGACAAAAATTATAGCTTTCAGATAGACACATGTCTTTATAAAGAGAGATTTACATCAATTCTACATATGGGGAACTTTAACAAATTTTACACTATAGAATTCACTTATACACATTATACACATTGTTTGGATGGGAAGAATATgagtgaaaagaaaatataaaaaaaaatagatgaaaaataaaatttgttgttatttagtttagaaaaaaaatagaaaaaaaaagtaatgtgGGACCATATaactcttttttcttcatttataagatgaaaatagataaaaaaaaatataccaaCAATGTTAAATTGACAGTTCTGTCCTTTATTTATTAGAcatagtaaaatttttaaatttattttttttaaatttcaaaacataactctcttgttatttaattttaaaaaaatatttttgttaataaaaataatatattaacattttgaaaactaatttagatgattatttttttttaaaaaatgacttaaatatattaataaattataatttatatataatataaataaggatattaatgtaattttattttattataattttctctcctcttttttttcattcatccaaacaaaaaaaaatatttttttttatttattttttcttcattcaaacaataaacaaataaacttattttcttttctctcattttttttcttctaattttcttttctttgattttccaTGTGTTAGGAAAATATTTAAtagatgaaagaaagaaaatgcaaatttCAATATATGAGATAGATGATGATTGGACCAATCCTCTATGATACTATGAAATTGTACAGCGAAGGAAAATCTGTTGAATTTCTTGGGATAATATAATTCATATAgctataattttattgaattgtGAAATTCAGTAACAAAAAGATAACATGTTGACCACCATATTGTTTATTTAGGTTCTACCCATTGGTGAAGGGCGAACAAGGTTCAGACACAAGAACTAGCTGAAGCATGGAGtatatattcaaatatataattGGCTGTTCCACAGATCAATAACCGCAGTAGTTTGAATCATTATTATCACGGTGGCAGCACTTGTAATTGACGGATGTAACCTCCATTACACGGCCACAAGTGGGATTTGGGCACGTTATAGTTGCAATGACGCTTGAGCCATAGTTACTACTATCAACATTGACAATTGAGCAAGGTTGACGATCAGCTATTTCCTTCACCTTAACATCATAGTATTCCTTGAATGCAATGTCAAACCCTTCTTTCTCAAACACCTTGTCCTTCCAGCTCTGAAACTCGGCCAGAGTTCGATACATGGCTTCGCCGTGGCCGAGAAGCTTGATGTTCTGCCCTTTGGTAAGAATGGCCCAGCCCTCTGGATCTCTTTTGAGGCAGAACAAGCTCTTCGCGATCCCTTGGATCTCACAATCAACCGCCTCTTGGTGCTTCTTGTTCTGCCTCATTCTTTCTATTCCAATCCAGAAGCTTGGAACACTGCTTCCCAGTTCATACTTGTCTATTATCACGTCTGCACGCTTCACACTCTCGTGTCTCTTCACTTTCTCCACTTCAAGTGTGAAGTCTTGGATCCACTTCTTGTTGCTGCCACCAAAGATGAATAAGTATCTGTCCCCTTGCACCTGCATTAATGAAAAAGTACAAGTATACAATGAAAATCCTAAACAATATATGCATATGTGAACAAGAATAAaatgttcaattcattaggtGTGTGAATGGTTATTCTAGTATTAAGATTTAAGtgagtaatttaaaaaatgtagtgtgtttttattttattgggccaattttaaaacttatgttcatattatttacaaaaattattgtctactTAACAAAATACGTACAATCATAATGTTCTAGTATTGAGAGATAATGTGTCATGCATAAAATTGAGATCTAAACGGAcacataaaaattgaaaaatgtttgataactaaaaaatattagtaaaaattatcaaaatttattattttttattttatttaatgcatcttataataaataaataataaataaaataaattttattataagagaagtgatttatttaatttttttataaacactTTAAACAACTtgttaaaaaatcacaaattaattttaaaaatcatatcaaaTATTAATACGGTAAATTTTTATGGTTATACTGCAATGAAGACTTTATAATTGTctttatgtaaaaatatttctttttgatttttggATGATGGATTGTATGGttagattttgatatttataaaagtGTTGTCTTTGTTTAAAGTGtagctaaataaataaatcacacttttaaacaaaatatttttatgaaaaaatatttttgtcatcTTTATTTGAGTAGTTGTCaatttttataagttaaaaataaaaaaaatcacttgtACACCTATCCAAATTGGTCCTTATATTAGTTATTACtttttgtaaaatatataatttttctatttaaatacttttaaaatttttattggtcatagaaaataaaaaaattttgatggaGAGAGAAGTTCATTTTTATGATAGAGTTCGACTacgttattttaatttatttatataatttactcCATCTAATGAGAATAAAGtctttgttgttgatgatggttgttgttgttgtccatTGTTGTCGTCTTCAAAATGAGAAATTTAGTTTGGATAATTTTTACTTCGtcaattgaataaaaattttgattattttgcaTAATAAATTGAACTAGTTTGTATATTtataacaatttaattttaatacactaattaaatatataattatctaattaaatttatgtatttaaataattttttattatttgatgatATCATAAATAATTGGTCATTTGTGTAAAACTCttttttctattgatgtcatatgaaattaaattaattttataaagtttaaaagtttatttaacTACTAAAAAAAGTGAAATATAACTGATTTAAGAGGCAAAATGAGAAGGTACCTGCAGTCCGGGAGCAACTTTTCTTATGATGTCCCAAAGCCACTTCCATTTGAGAATAAGATCAGCAGCATCAGTTTTCCTGAAAGGGAATGCGTCGATCCCCCATTGAAAGATCAAACCCATTGCATCTTCATTTGCTTTGTAACCTTGAGGATTGTACACAGGCAGAATAGGCTTACCCATGTAATTCAACCCTTCAGGCTCACTTATTATCCTGCCACCTGGCAACTCCGAGTAGCACTCCACTGCATACCACTTGATGCTGTTCTTCCATGTCTTGAACTGTTCCCTTTTGGCTTCGTCCCACTCCACAATTGGGATCCACAGAATCTTGAAATCTTCTTTCTTAAACCCTTTCCATTCCTTTGGACTTTCCTGCAGCCTATCGTGGAGACAATTCAACAGCATGATCTCGTCTCCTATGCTGTACAGGCTCGAAATGAAGAGTAACACATGTTTCTCCTTGAACACTTCAAGACCctgtatatatttaattatattgaggagttctttgttaaaattgttggcaaaactaataattaaattaacctGTTTGATTTGGATgctgccttgatatatttgggGAACTTGAGCTCCATTATTTGGGAGGATCAAAGCCTTCAAAAGATCTACTATATCTTTAGGCTTCTCAAAGATTCTTCTACGGCTCAAGTAATCGTCTATGTACCCTGCACGGATAGATCAGAACccaacatcatcatcatgagCATTTTCagataattaacaaataattaattcattaaTATATTAACCAATTTCGAGCTTGCAAATTTCCAAATGATCCGCCAACTTCTTTACAACAGCCGCAAGCCTCTCTCTGAATTCCGATAAGCTATATTCTCTGAAGTAAACAATACAATGTTAGTTAGTTCTAATTTTGcttcaagttttcataaaatGCTTAAACATTTACAGCCTTCGGAAAGTGTATTAAAATGAAGTTAGTAATTACGTGAAGGCGAGGAGGTTGCCTGTGGAAGCAACAATGGAAGCAATAGTCCAGTACACAACAAGAGGGACCTCTTGCAAGGCTTCAGTCAAGGTAGGGACCTCCTCAGGATCATAGCCTTCAGAAGACCAGGTTGCCCACACTTTGATGTGGTGAAAGGCCTTCACTATGAAACTCAGCAGCTCTGTTATCTCACTTGAAACcttcctctcttggatttgaTTCAGCTGTCTCAGTGAGCTTCCAACTATGTCTTGTGTTGGAGTCCTAGAAAGCAGAATGAAGTTCCCATACTCCAAAGAAAACGCCGCCAGAGTTATCAACGCCTTTGCGTCCCAAGAATAGCACCTTAGGTGTTGGAGAATCCATAGTGCTGTTTGGTGCACGCATTGGGGTCCATGTTTTGTGCCTATCATCTTGGTAACATCATCCAACTTTTAGTTAGTAACTgccatttttattattctaaagaTTAATCATGCTATTTGTATACAAAAAGTGGTACTAAATCAATTAtcgatataaaatatatgttaaaatataaaataaaaataaattaaacagatatatttatatacaaatatatgatGACTTAACTTTCACGTTTATGTACTACTTTGGTTTTGTGATTAAATTTCAAAAGCAATCTGGAGACAATATAATAAAGATGTCTCCAAACATAGTAAACATTTTGCTAcatcaatattttttgttaatgaaaACATGATTATTTGACAGttggattctttaattttgtcttcttattcttttataatCTCATTTATCAACATTAAAATATTGCAAGTACTGTTCTAATACTTTACTATGCTTTTACTAAAAGTTATTCCATGACTTTGCATTTGTTAAGGTAGtacttaattatattaatatatataagcaTATACTATTGTTCATCAATTATGTTTGAATTTAATTTGCATGCAACAATACATAATCATTGAGGTGGATGTCATGCAATTGCAAAATATATACACGCACAAAAGAAGTTACCTGACAAGAAACCAGCTTCAGGGTAGGAAATTCTGGTTTGAAACTGACCGTGGATATTGTTGAATAACTACCCTGTATGTAGAACAATTATAAACAAGTCATAATTTTTGAAGTTTCGTTGTTTTCTCAGCATGATCCATCACTTTGCACATAACATTTCGTATTTATAAGACACAGAGGTGGATGGGGTATATAGTGTTTATCTTAAATTAGCAACCAATTAAGACATTTAGTCAATAATAGCCGATGCTAATGCAATAAAAATATTccactaaaaaaaaataataatgcaataacaataatacaGATTAATAAGCAATTGATGTTAAAAAATCTAAAGATACTCAGAAATCACTTTCCTTCTTTATTATTCGACCTGAAATGACAAAGTACTTAGAAATTTGaccatattaattattattataaaagattCTCAAGGTGGATGGTAGAATATTATTGAATGTGAGTTGATGAATGACCTGAAGTATAAGATTGGACACAAGACCAAAGAGGATACTGGTATTGCAGATTTCATCATCATTGACGTGGGTGAGGTAAACTCTGTCCAGGATCTGAGAGTCAGTGAGATCAAAAGGGTTGGGAAGATGAATTTTCTGTTGGCCTCCCATGTTAGTAGTAGCACTCTGTTGTTGGATAGAAGTAATAGCAGTACTGCCACCTTGGGATGATGAGATCAAAGTAGTGGTGCCACTTGAATCTGCGTTGGACATTGCCATGATATAGGATACAGAATTTAAGTATCTTCTAATAAGgtttgtgtttgaattttgaaagaATACGTAGCTTTGTCTTGTGATTTCTAGATTGTTATGTTCAACCTATTTATAGGCTTTTGCCACTGCCTGAGAGAGTTTGAAGTAGTTGCCATGCCATGAATAATGATAGTaatctatttatatatataaaaagaaaatagttaagtgATATTCAAAAATATCATATATACACTAAATTcagtcattatatatttatgtctaaagtatataatatatgtattatttaattattttttaatatatattttatattttaacatgtattttatattaattactaattttaatGATTGATTTTGGTTTACACataattgaataatattatttaaccaattatttattttaaataattttgtcaAACAAACTGaatctttaataaatattaaattagtctaTAATATATTTCATAGTTAGAATTAACAACAATTTTTCACACTTAGAAATGCTAATCTGATACTATActacttatttattttctatctagTTTGACAATATTGCAAATGATATATGTTAGGTGGATTCTAGGGTGTAGAAAGGAAATTGTTTCTACATGTGTAGAAGGATAGGTGTCAATGTATTAGTAGTTTatgttgatggcttttggaTGGGGAAGAATTAATTAGAGTACACAAGTATTGATTCATTGGacccacaaaaaaaaaagagtgtgtGACATTATATATGTGTCATAAAGACAACTTAttaggttttttattttaataaattgaataaatattttatttattaaaataaataatttaaaaaattattaccatGTAGAcgagatatatgtatttataaatataaaaatatattttataaaaataataaaaatattaataatttaaactaGACCAAACTCTTAAAAATAGAACATTCAATTAATATGGAAGGTGGACGATCTTAACCGTACTACGTCCATCCACCGGcgttttttattagaatttacactaaatcaattcaaataataataaggcGGGATTCGAATCCCCAACACTTGCTTAAGCAAATTAGTGAGCTAACTACTAGACCAAGttcattaattagttagttaaaacCGCCtatttcttctattattttgaAACTGCtcatcttttctattatttgaaactgcttatctttcttattatttgaaaaatgttctatttttaagagtttgatttaatttaaattattaatattttttattattttcaaaaattatatttttatatttacaaatacatatatctcatttacagtaAGGAGatatatgaaaattgaaaaaatacacATATCTCAATACGGATaaaattatctcgtttacagtataaacaagataagagatgcttatgtattttcctaataatttttaaaattatttatttcagaaaataaaatatttatttaatttattaaaataaaaaattcccacatattatttgatttattgttaataaatatgtGTATCACTAATCAAATTAGAATTAAGTCCAttagatgaaaaaaaatttgaaaaaaaaatatttttttaatattaaccaaaatatttttcatagaatttaaaaaagaaaaagatttggagACTAACTTACTTTCACTCTTAAAattattactattaaaaatgaaaaaatatataatttaagtaaTAGGTAATTACTATTCATTTACTGTggttaacaaatttaatttgtttttataattatatgtcctaaatatattactaattatttttatatttttaatattttacatgttttaatatataaattaaattgataatttactattattaAAGGTATCCcattttttagacaaaaatatttaactttGAACAAAAGACTAAATTAGAACGATATAAAATGttttagacaaaaataaaatattaataatttaatttatataaaatgttttagacaaaaataaaatattaatataatttttgaaaataataaaaaatattaataatttaaattaaatcaaactcttaaaaatataatatttcaaataataagAAAGATGAGCAGTTtcaaaataatagaagaaataggtggttttaactaattaattaatgaacTTGGTCTAGTGATTAGCTCACTAATTTGCTTAAGCAAGTGTTGGGGATTCGAATCCCcccttattattatttgaattgatttagtgtaaattctaataaaaaaccCCGGTGGATGGACGTAGTACGGTTAAGATCGTCCACCTTCCATATTAATtgaaatgttctatttataagaGTTtggtctaatttaaattattaatatttttattatttttaaaaattatatttctacaTTGACAAATACACATCtcgtttacattgtaaacgagataattaTGAGTGTATCGTGTAAACTAGATAAatgtattttttcaaatttcacaTATCTGATCTGCAGTGTAAACATATGTTATAATTTGTGAAAAGTACGACAATTatatatgaaatttaaattatatgataCTTTAATGAAATACCATATTAATCTTTTATAAACATAACAAATTTGAGCAATACTAGGgaccagcaatttttgtgattgttagccatcaactagccatcaataatgatttaatggtgtgagattggtgtgagatttcatccaatggctcaccttcctctgctggttacatgctggccaaaattcaataaaactgctggcccctagatttttcctttaaaaaatagtaaaatatcctTCAATCTTATATAAGACGTTCTCTAACTTATCAATAGTGGAGGGGggcaaaaaaaacaaaaaaaaaaagatgggaAGAAAGATTATAAGAGACATAAAGaatatatagaataatataaCCGTTTAAATAAAAGAGGGTGAGACATAATTAAAGTAGCTTCCAATGTATcatcaaaatataaacaaatagaAAGAAGCTTCAAATGTGATAGCTAGTGATCCCTTGCATGGTGTGAAACATGCTGCTCCGAAATTTTGTTCCCCATATAACCCTACAAGTTCATAACTACTCAGCGCAGAAAAATAAGGGCATAGTTGCCATTTTAGCGGAATTTTACATTTTACACTAGCTAATATTGATCCTTATTTTCTTAGACTTTTACTGTGTATGTCCCACGAATAATATTGCCATGGCCGAGCTTTTGCTTTTTAGAAGATATGTCATGGGCAAAAAGAGGAGAATAGACTATTGTATATCTTTCCCTTTATTTTGGTCTATGGTATATCTACTATCAAATGTTCAAGGCAATGATGTCACACACAGgatattattaaaaagaaaaaaaaaagtaacatcCCACAGGTATTTTATTCCctatttttatatgatttttacATGGGTAACTATTCTCGATTACAAAATCGGTACGAGTGAAAAAATGGTATAGTGAAGATGTGGGGCTGATTTTTTTTGGAGTAAATCCCCGTTGTGATTCCGAGATTGACACTGTGTACTAAAATCGTCCCTGAGATTTTAATTGTACCAATTACGTTTTTGAGATTGGAAAAATTGTACCATAGTAGTTTCTGACCCGTTTTCCGTTAACGACGTGCTGACATAGACCTTTGGTGACACATGTCACCTCATGGTTTGGCTACGTGTAACGGTATGATGACATGTCGGTCAACGACACGTGACATGCTGACGTGGATGAGTATGCCACATGTCACAATGCTATTTTGCCACGTGTCAGATTATGCCACGTGTTGCAATGCTATTTGTCCACGTGTCATCCACTATGTCATCGTTACATGTGTACCAAATTGGTCCCTTACTTTGCATcaaatgactaattttagtccttgaaattgaatgtcgt encodes the following:
- the LOC107466276 gene encoding protein SIEVE ELEMENT OCCLUSION B-like, whose product is MAMSNADSSGTTTLISSSQGGSTAITSIQQQSATTNMGGQQKIHLPNPFDLTDSQILDRVYLTHVNDDEICNTSILFGLVSNLILQGSYSTISTVSFKPEFPTLKLVSCQMIGTKHGPQCVHQTALWILQHLRCYSWDAKALITLAAFSLEYGNFILLSRTPTQDIVGSSLRQLNQIQERKVSSEITELLSFIVKAFHHIKVWATWSSEGYDPEEVPTLTEALQEVPLVVYWTIASIVASTGNLLAFTEYSLSEFRERLAAVVKKLADHLEICKLEIGYIDDYLSRRRIFEKPKDIVDLLKALILPNNGAQVPQIYQGSIQIKQGLEVFKEKHVLLFISSLYSIGDEIMLLNCLHDRLQESPKEWKGFKKEDFKILWIPIVEWDEAKREQFKTWKNSIKWYAVECYSELPGGRIISEPEGLNYMGKPILPVYNPQGYKANEDAMGLIFQWGIDAFPFRKTDAADLILKWKWLWDIIRKVAPGLQVQGDRYLFIFGGSNKKWIQDFTLEVEKVKRHESVKRADVIIDKYELGSSVPSFWIGIERMRQNKKHQEAVDCEIQGIAKSLFCLKRDPEGWAILTKGQNIKLLGHGEAMYRTLAEFQSWKDKVFEKEGFDIAFKEYYDVKVKEIADRQPCSIVNVDSSNYGSSVIATITCPNPTCGRVMEVTSVNYKCCHRDNNDSNYCGY